One part of the Quercus lobata isolate SW786 chromosome 7, ValleyOak3.0 Primary Assembly, whole genome shotgun sequence genome encodes these proteins:
- the LOC115952267 gene encoding vacuolar protein-sorting-associated protein 37 homolog 1-like, translating into MFKFWGSQDQQPQPRPQDGSSQSWYPPSVVSSPNSSRPGTPSSASSSSFSSHRTSDRPQSPSHVSPAEAAGIIAVLKDKSVDELRKLLSDKDAYHHFLLSLDQVKIQNNLRDELRKETLQLARENLEKEPRIMELRNQCRIIRTTELAAAQEKLNELERKKEETLKFYSPQSLLQRLQDAMNKTEEESENLHKQLLDRDVDLGTFVQKYKKLRTTYHRRALIHLSAKTSSIG; encoded by the exons ATGTTCAAGTTCTG GGGATCTCAGGACCAACAACCTCAGCCACGTCCACAGGATGGTTCTTCACAGTCTTGGTATCCTCCATCTGTAGTTAGCTCTCCAAATTCATCTCGTCCTGGAACACCAAGCAGTGCCTCTTCTAGCAGCTTCAGTTCACATAGGACTTCAGATAGGCCACAGTCGCCATCACATGTTTCACCTGCTGAAGCTGCGGGTATTATTGCTGTTCTGAAGGATAAAAG TGTTGATGAATTACGGAAGCTTTTGTCTGACAAGGATGCATACCATCATTTCTTACTCTCACTTGAtcaagtgaaaattcaaaacaat TTAAGAGATGAACTTCGTAAGGAGACTCTACAACTTGCGA GGGAGAACTTGGAAAAGGAACCACGGATTATGGAGCTTAGAAACCAG TGCAGAATAATTCGGACAACAGAATTGGCTGCTGCTCAGGAGAAACTCAATGAGCTtgagagaaagaaggaagagacATTGAAATTCTATTCCCCTCAATCCCTTCTCCAAAGGCTTCAAG aTGCGATGAATAAGACGGAGGAGGAATCGGAAAACCTGCACAAACAGCTCTTAGATAGGGATGTGGACCTTGGGACCTTTGTGCAGAAATACAAGAAGCTTCGTACCACTTACCATAGGCGTGCGCTTATTCACCTTTCAGCCAAAACTTCTTCAATTGGTTGA
- the LOC115952265 gene encoding serine carboxypeptidase-like 51 yields the protein MENQYSLLYLSLLLSFSLLHEHIAYAAGTNDGSEHWGYVEVRPKAHMFWWLYRSPCRVEDPSKPWPTILWLQGGPGGSGVGFGNFLEIGPLDAKLNPRNSTWLRKADLLFVDNPVATGFSFVEDKTLVVKTDEEAAEDLTTLLKKLFNRNETLQKSPLYIFAESYGGKFAVTLGVSALKAIEAGTLRLQLGGVTLGDSWISPEEFVFSWGPLLKDLSRIDSNTLKISNSLAHKIRRQIAKGNYKKATASYGLLQNIISNNSNNVDFYNFLLDSKNDPVTGNRGSKGKDVMGKYSEYLSTKKYSPSGNEQDLPRLMNGPIRKKLKIIPKNVTWRLQSMLVFQAMRGDFMRPRIKEVDHLLAKGVNVTIYNGQVDLLCSTKGVEAWLKKLKWGGLKKFMSLDRIPLYCSGDNTTTKGFFRSYKNLYFYWILGAGHFVPVDQPCVSLEMVGNITRSPN from the exons ATGGAAAACCAGTACTCCCTTCTgtatctctctcttttgcttAGTTTCTCATTGCTTCATGAACATATTGCCTACGCTGCAGGAACCAATGATGGGTCGGAGCACTGGGGATATGTTGAAGTTCGACCAA AGGCCCACATGTTTTGGTGGCTTTATAGAAGTCCATGTAGAGTTGAAGATCCATCCAAACCATGGCCAACAATTCTCTGGCTCCAAGGAGGACCT GGAGGCTCTGGGGTtggttttggaaattttctagaaattggTCCACTGGATGCAAAATTGAATCCACGGAATTCAACTTGGCTCCGAAAAGCTGATCTTCTTTTTGTG GATAATCCAGTGGCCACAGGCTTTAGTTTTGTGGAGGATAAGACCTTGGTGGTTAAAACTGATGAAGAGGCAGCTGAAGATTTAACTACCCTGTTGAAGAAGCTTTTCAATAGAAATGAGACCCTCCAAAAAAGTCCTTTGTACATTTTTGCAGAGTCATATGGTGGAAAATTTGCTGTGACTCTTGGGGTATCAGCTCTAAAAGCAATTGAAGCAGGAACATTAAGGCTACAACTTGGCG GGGTGACGTTGGGAGATAGCTGGATTTCTCCTGAAGAGTTTGTG TTCTCATGGGGACCCCTTTTGAAAGACTTGTCAAGAATTGACAGCAATACATTGAAAATATCAAACAG TTTAGCTCATAAGATTCGGAGGCAGATAGCAAAAGGTAACTATAAAAAAGCAACAGCATCATATGGTCTCCTCCAGAACATTATTTCCAATAACAGCAACAATGTG GATTTCTACAACTTCTTGTTGGATAGCAAAAATGACCCAGTTACAGGGAATAGGGGATCCAAAGGAAAAGATGTGATGGGCAAGTACTCAGAATATCtatccaccaaaaaatattCACCAAGTGGTAATGAGCAGGACCTTCCTAGATTGATGAATGGACCTAttagaaagaaattgaagattATTCCCAAAAATGTAAC atGGCGTTTGCAGTCTATGTTGGTTTTCCAGGCCATGAGAGGTGATTTCATGAGACCAAGAATCAAAGAG GTTGACCATCTCCTAGCTAAAGGTGTCAATGTCACCATTTATAATGGACAG GTTGATCTACTTTGCTCAACCAAAGGAGTAGAAGCATGGCTTAAAAAACTCAA GTGGGGTGGCTTGAAAAAATTCATGAGCTTGGATCGTATTCCTTTATATTGCTCAGGAGACAATACTACAACAAAAGGGTTCTTTAGGTCTtacaaaaacttgtatttttattggattCTTGGGGCTGGTCACTTT GTTCCTGTTGATCAGCCTTGTGTTTCTTTAGAGATGGTGGGCAACATTACTCGATCACCGAATTAA